The Anoplolepis gracilipes chromosome 14, ASM4749672v1, whole genome shotgun sequence genome includes a window with the following:
- the LOC140673504 gene encoding cytochrome P450 4C1-like: MSSVIQERVRVEINTVMQKNGGKLTMKALQNLSYLERCLKEALRLYPSVFTIFRKAVEDVKLQSYVIPAGTIMHFHIYGVHRDPNFWPNPEVFDPDRFLPERIQNRHPYSYIPFNAGPRNCIGQRFALLELKATIASLVHNFYLEPVDYLKNMQLKTDLLLCPSRTVYMKFIPIKRK, translated from the exons atgtcatCCGTAATACAAGAACGTGTAAGGGTTGAAATCAATACCGTGATGCAAAAGAACGGAGGGAAACTAACGATGAAAGCGttgcaaaatttatcatatttagaGAGATGTTTAAAGGAAGCGCTACGTTTGTATCCCAGCGTATTTACCATATTTCGGAAAGCTGTCGAAGATGTAAAATTAC AATCATATGTCATACCTGCTGGAACGATCATGCATTTTCATATCTACGGAGTTCACAGAGATCCTAATTTTTGGCCAAATCCAGAAGTATTCGATCCGGATAGATTTTTGCCCGAGAGAATACAGAATCGTCATCCATATTCTTACATACCGTTCAACGCAGGACCGAGGAATTGTATAg gtCAACGATTTGCACTGCTGGAGTTAAAGGCTACAATAGCATCTTTGGtgcacaatttttacttggaacccgtagattatttaaaaaatatgcaattaaagaCGGATTTACTACTTTGTCCTTCTCGTACAGTTTATATGAAATTCATCCCAATTAAACGCAAATAG
- the LOC140673188 gene encoding uncharacterized protein, which translates to MENVQQKERDLLERSHQVTTLGEYFGWLQHCEEFIKELEERSRVKRPRLSIGNRQSLVTRIARLEGAKTRLQRQFIPSGGDYSSENNSERLIWREIDTAFESRILTGAVINYNHIEPRQFLEDASDIVLEHVRDVMQKHNSVKVNTVFNGEFVAGDKHANKSINTRNCELLHTSDLREWYERRVVEPILASLEEFQERDSGWALSRILNLIVNINKYNPMRAGCYVQLSRKIIMKRAVVNVQSKDNACFAWAVVAALYPAERCTHRQSSYPHYTTVLNFQDIEFPVTLNQIKKFEIYNDISINVYSFENENIVPIHLTEQKRDKHVNLLYVQDAQDIGHFAWIKNLSRLVSMQLSKHKTKKYICDRYVYLIKLSKNI; encoded by the coding sequence atggaaaacgtgcagcagaaagaacgcgacttgttggagcgttcccaccaagtcaccacattgggtgaatattttggatggctgcagcattgcgaggagtttatcaaagagcttgaagaacgcagccgtgtcaagcgtccgcgactctcaatcggaaatagacaatctttggtgacaagaattgcgcgactcgagggtgcaaaaactcgattgcAGAGACAGTTTATACCTAGTGGTGGTGATTATAGTAGTGAAAATAACTCGGAGAGACTCATATGGCGAGAGATTGATACGGCGTTTGAGAGCCGCATCTTGActggtgcggttataaattataatcacatcgaacctcgtcaatttttggaagatgcgagtgacattgtgctcgagcacgtgcgagacgttatgcaaaaacataacagtgtgaaagtgaatacagtgtttaacggcgagtttgtggcgggcgataagcatgccaataaatcaatcaatacgagaaactgtgaactcttacatacatccgatttacgcgagtggtatgagcggcgagtcgtcgagccaatccttgcatcgctcgaagaatttcaggaacgcgatagcggatgggcattatcgcgtatactaaatttgattgtaaatataaataaatataatcctatgcgcgccggatgttacgtgcaattatcgcgaaagataataatgaaacgagcagtggttaacgtgcaatctaaagacaatgcatgttttgcgtgggcggtagtggctgctctgtatccagctgaaagatgcacacaccgacaatcatcgtacccgcattatacaacagtactaaatttccaagatattgagtttccagtcactcttaatcaaattaaaaaatttgaaatttataatgacatttcaatcaacgtgtacagttttgaaaacgaaaacattgtccctattcaccttacggagcaaaagagagacaagcacgtcaacttgctctacgtgcaagatgcgcaagatatcggacattttgcatggatcaagaatctatctagacttgttagtatgcaactcagcaaacacaagactaaaaaatatatctgcgatcggtatgtatatttaataaaactgtctaaaaatatttaa